In one Candidatus Absconditicoccus praedator genomic region, the following are encoded:
- a CDS encoding GTP-binding protein yields MQKPIIIEFTGFSGSGKTTIMNELIKNNFFDDNFCVFDIKTNSIDTNFLSKSKINKLVSIIFSLIKNPSLHLNFITLLIKSKAKFWKHYKMFVFMIYRYDNAKIKSKYLVFDEYYLKYFGQFSSKIDDNKLDEYIKNFLPSEKNIYPIHFEISDHKECIKRKSERNKKEFSAEELKKRVEKRKKIGPKYKYTIQKYCELTNKPYLEVDGDASIEEKTKQVMKHIEYILEITGNKKELGS; encoded by the coding sequence ATGCAAAAACCAATAATAATAGAATTTACTTGATTTTCTGGAAGTGGTAAAACTACAATTATGAATGAATTGATAAAAAATAATTTTTTTGATGATAATTTTTGTGTTTTTGACATAAAAACAAATAGTATAGATACTAACTTTTTGTCTAAAAGTAAAATAAATAAGCTTGTATCAATAATATTTTCTCTAATTAAAAATCCATCTTTACATCTAAATTTTATAACCTTGTTGATCAAGTCAAAAGCTAAATTTTGGAAACACTACAAAATGTTTGTATTTATGATTTATAGGTATGATAATGCAAAAATTAAATCTAAGTATCTAGTTTTTGATGAATATTATTTGAAGTATTTTTGACAGTTTTCTTCTAAAATTGATGATAATAAACTAGATGAATATATAAAAAATTTTTTGCCTTCAGAAAAAAATATATATCCAATTCATTTTGAGATATCTGACCACAAAGAGTGTATCAAAAGAAAATCAGAAAGAAATAAAAAAGAGTTTAGTGCAGAAGAGTTAAAAAAAAGAGTAGAAAAAAGAAAAAAAATTTGACCTAAGTACAAATATACTATCCAAAAATACTGCGAACTTACTAACAAACCATACCTAGAAGTAGATGGAGATGCTAGTATAGAAGAGAAAACTAAGCAAGTAATGAAACATATTGAATATATCCTAGAAATTACTGGAAATAAGAAAGAGCTGGGAAGTTAA
- a CDS encoding nucleotidyl transferase AbiEii/AbiGii toxin family protein: MIKESIKLYLEDYHIKADIIKVGYIKEYLQTLILKQIYEYEAAKNLIFYGGTSTRFLFGLNRLSEDLDFIGQDFEDYQGLAEHIQKFFHSHNIQINTNIQKFRIILNFKDFLNDFDLSFGNSKDLYIKIEISDHFDFCKNYNIQLYPIFKLNQSLVIKSLDKASLFATKINAVLYRNWEKQIGTDKITVKGRDIYDLFWYLSNGFEPNIDCIDGISSKQDLKEKLDYTIKNIDFDEVVLDIENFVEDKSIIDFMKDNGKDYILENISNL; encoded by the coding sequence ATGATAAAAGAAAGTATAAAACTATATTTGGAAGACTATCATATCAAAGCTGATATTATAAAAGTATGATACATCAAAGAATATTTACAAACTTTGATACTCAAACAAATTTATGAGTACGAAGCTGCAAAAAATCTGATATTTTATGGATGAACATCTACTAGATTTTTGTTTGGTCTCAATAGACTTAGTGAAGATCTAGATTTTATATGACAGGATTTTGAGGATTATCAATGACTGGCAGAGCATATACAAAAATTTTTTCACTCACATAATATACAAATAAATACTAATATACAAAAATTTAGAATAATTCTGAATTTCAAAGATTTTTTGAATGATTTTGATTTAAGCTTTGGGAATTCCAAGGATTTATATATTAAGATAGAAATATCTGATCATTTTGATTTTTGTAAAAACTATAATATACAACTTTATCCTATTTTTAAGCTAAATCAAAGTTTGGTGATAAAGTCTTTGGATAAGGCATCACTTTTTGCTACCAAGATAAATGCTGTTTTGTATAGAAATTGGGAAAAGCAAATATGAACTGATAAAATAACTGTGAAATGAAGAGATATCTATGATTTATTTTGGTATTTGTCAAATTGATTTGAGCCAAATATAGACTGTATAGATTGAATTTCAAGTAAACAAGATCTCAAAGAAAAACTAGACTATACTATCAAAAATATTGATTTTGACGAAGTGGTGCTTGATATAGAAAATTTTGTAGAAGATAAGTCTATAATTGACTTTATGAAAGATAACTGAAAAGATTATATTTTGGAAAATATTTCAAATTTGTAG
- a CDS encoding ATP-binding protein, with protein sequence MNLKRNIYQDLYVRTQKEDRKPLILKGARQVGKSFAIEQFAKNNRIKLHKINFQSQKDAFDIFEGNQDSDSILTKIEFFLDEDIDLENDLLFLDEIQECPKAVNSLKFLGEEKPQLKIISAGSYLGLMKNQESFPVGKVEYMSMFPLSFDEFLLAVDEKLYNFFKKIDVNNMNRIDDFFHKKLLDKFYLYLAVGGMPEVVLYYVQYSKSLRLNQILNNIREKQKNLLESYKSDFAKHGGTVNSNHILNVFESIPIQLSKTEYEETDKFKFTGIIPNQKGYNVIKEPLTWLTKARLAIQSFLISDIQQPLKAEAEKNKFKLFMHDIGLLNTELDIPITSLLNITDEVGSYKGYIVENFVACELFNIFDQNLYTWQRGKAEVEFVVNIGEYIIPIECKSSVKSRRAKSLDSFVQRYAPKYAYKFTAQNYGKKNGFETIPLYLVGKVLRERKY encoded by the coding sequence ATGAATTTAAAAAGAAATATTTATCAAGATTTGTATGTACGAACTCAAAAAGAAGACAGGAAACCTTTGATTCTTAAATGAGCAAGACAGGTTGGAAAATCATTTGCTATAGAGCAGTTTGCAAAAAATAATAGAATTAAATTACACAAAATAAATTTTCAGTCACAAAAAGATGCTTTTGATATATTTGAAGGAAATCAAGACAGTGACTCAATTCTGACAAAAATTGAATTTTTTTTGGATGAGGATATTGACTTAGAAAATGATTTGTTGTTTTTGGATGAAATTCAAGAATGTCCAAAAGCTGTGAATTCTCTAAAATTTCTTTGAGAAGAGAAACCACAACTCAAGATAATATCTGCAGGCAGTTACTTATGATTGATGAAAAATCAAGAATCTTTCCCGGTTGGGAAGGTAGAATATATGTCTATGTTTCCTTTGTCTTTTGATGAGTTTCTTTTGGCAGTAGATGAAAAGTTGTATAATTTCTTCAAAAAAATTGATGTTAATAATATGAACAGAATTGATGATTTTTTTCACAAAAAACTATTGGATAAATTTTATCTGTATCTTGCTGTGTGATGAATGCCTGAAGTTGTGTTGTATTATGTACAATATTCTAAATCCTTGAGACTCAATCAAATATTAAACAATATTAGAGAAAAACAAAAAAATCTTTTGGAGTCTTATAAATCTGATTTTGCAAAACATTGATGAACAGTAAATTCCAATCATATACTAAATGTTTTTGAATCTATACCTATTCAACTATCAAAAACTGAATATGAAGAAACTGATAAATTTAAATTTACCTGAATTATTCCCAATCAAAAAGGATATAATGTTATCAAAGAGCCTCTTACTTGGCTTACAAAAGCAAGACTTGCTATACAAAGTTTTTTGATATCAGATATTCAACAGCCTTTAAAGGCAGAAGCTGAAAAAAATAAATTTAAGCTATTTATGCATGATATATGATTGTTGAATACTGAACTTGATATCCCTATCACTTCTTTATTGAATATTACAGATGAAGTTTGATCTTATAAATGATATATTGTAGAAAATTTTGTGGCTTGTGAGTTGTTTAATATTTTTGATCAAAATTTGTATACTTGGCAAAGATGAAAAGCTGAAGTAGAATTTGTAGTTAATATATGAGAATATATAATACCAATAGAATGCAAATCTTCTGTCAAATCAAGAAGAGCTAAAAGCTTGGACTCTTTTGTACAAAGGTATGCTCCAAAATATGCTTACAAATTTACAGCCCAAAACTATTGAAAAAAGAATTGATTTGAGACTATTCCTTTGTATCTTGTAGGAAAAGTTTTGAGAGAAAGAAAATATTAA
- a CDS encoding polysaccharide biosynthesis C-terminal domain-containing protein, with product MSEKTKNLLPDQTLASKLISKGFWLYLFAILGLPLGYFVRVILSNDLTVSEVGIIYSLIGLMGILSTLSTLGISSGAMVYFLPKYIVDSNSDYVTTIYKIVRYINIGMTAIIGLAFYFFIQYFGTTYIEHPEATAILYIFLGVFLFLNLRKPIEGIYKTVQNVFVPKFTEFLKQVLISILVISFFLLGIGDLINYGYAFLVGGIVSYLIYYLVFRYKYSSQILAGKFIKDQELFKKIIFFGMSALIASNAMLIIKNIDLQMLLVIGGAESAGYYTNYMSLMAIVMFFLSPILGILFPIISELKSKGQMDKLELLQDFLYKYFIVFAFSIIFLLGVFGEEISVILFGEEFLYSGTLLTYLVIFAVFKLIFTINLAILMGIGEAKKRTNILVAVMILNIILNILLIPTLGALGAGIATGVSWAVIAITSFYFVYQHQKINFDWFFYGKNLLFLLVVSTIYYLFTKDIFVLENAYRWENLLYIVLIGVFTYLLMLGLNFKEAKIFVKELKRFRKSK from the coding sequence ATGAGCGAAAAAACTAAAAATCTACTACCCGATCAGACTCTAGCAAGCAAGCTTATCAGCAAGTGATTTTGGCTATATCTTTTTGCTATTTTATGATTACCTCTTGGATATTTTGTCAGAGTAATTCTTTCAAATGATCTTACAGTATCAGAAGTAGGTATCATATACTCTTTGATAGGTCTTATGTGAATATTATCTACTCTAAGCACACTAGGTATTAGCAGTTGAGCTATGGTATATTTCCTGCCCAAATACATAGTAGACAGCAACTCTGACTATGTCACTACCATATACAAGATAGTTAGGTATATCAATATATGAATGACAGCAATTATATGACTTGCATTTTATTTTTTTATACAATATTTTTGAACTACATACATAGAGCACCCAGAAGCTACTGCTATATTATATATTTTCTTGTGAGTATTTTTGTTTTTGAATCTTAGAAAACCAATAGAGTGAATTTATAAAACAGTACAAAATGTATTTGTCCCTAAATTCACTGAATTTTTAAAACAAGTACTAATAAGCATATTAGTAATAAGTTTTTTCTTACTTGGTATATGAGATCTTATAAATTATGGGTATGCTTTCCTTGTATGATGAATTGTTAGCTATCTTATCTATTATTTGGTTTTTAGGTACAAATATTCTTCACAGATTCTTGCCTGAAAGTTTATCAAGGACCAAGAACTTTTCAAAAAGATAATATTTTTCTGAATGTCTGCTTTGATAGCATCCAATGCTATGCTAATCATCAAAAATATTGATCTACAGATGCTTTTGGTAATATGATGAGCAGAAAGTGCTGGTTATTATACCAACTATATGAGCTTGATGGCTATAGTAATGTTTTTCCTTTCTCCTATACTAGGTATACTATTCCCCATTATCTCTGAATTAAAAAGTAAATGACAAATGGATAAATTAGAATTATTACAAGACTTTTTGTACAAGTATTTTATAGTTTTTGCTTTTAGTATTATATTTTTACTGGGAGTGTTTGGTGAAGAAATATCAGTAATATTATTTGGTGAAGAATTTTTGTATAGTGGTACTCTTTTGACTTATCTAGTAATCTTTGCTGTTTTCAAGCTAATCTTTACTATCAACCTAGCAATACTTATGTGAATATGAGAAGCTAAGAAAAGGACAAATATACTAGTAGCTGTTATGATTTTGAATATTATTTTAAATATTTTGCTTATACCTACTCTAGGAGCTTTGGGTGCTGGTATTGCCACAGGTGTCAGCTGGGCTGTGATAGCTATAACAAGTTTTTATTTTGTGTATCAACATCAAAAAATCAATTTTGATTGGTTTTTTTATGGGAAAAATTTATTGTTTTTATTGGTTGTATCAACTATTTATTATCTATTTACCAAAGATATATTTGTGCTAGAAAATGCTTATAGGTGGGAAAATTTATTGTATATAGTGCTTATTTGAGTTTTTACTTATTTGCTAATGTTGGGACTGAATTTCAAAGAAGCCAAGATTTTTGTGAAAGAATTGAAAAGGTTTAGGAAAAGTAAGTAA
- a CDS encoding 3'(2'),5'-bisphosphate nucleotidase CysQ family protein, producing MNNLEIAKQAILQAGEEVMKIYQKDFSIEYKGDQSPFTEADNKANEILISHLEQTNIKIFSEEIKDDYESRKNEEYLWIIDPIDGTKDFINKTGEFSLMVGLIRKDQPVIGVVYQPSEGKLYFAEKGKGSFLETDQGTQEIQVDSSQKQILTSRNHTSPADLEIIEKVGLENIPCGSIGVKLGLIAEGKAGNYINLSNKLGQWDGCAPHIILEEAGGKVTDIYGKQVRYNQQSEKLENGFIATNGVFHQEILDAINS from the coding sequence ATGAACAATCTGGAAATTGCCAAACAAGCAATACTACAAGCATGAGAAGAAGTGATGAAAATATACCAAAAAGATTTTAGTATAGAATACAAAGGTGACCAATCCCCTTTCACAGAAGCCGACAACAAAGCCAATGAGATTTTGATTTCACATCTAGAACAAACTAATATCAAAATCTTTTCTGAAGAAATCAAAGACGATTATGAAAGTAGAAAGAATGAAGAATATCTATGGATAATAGACCCTATTGATGGCACCAAAGACTTTATCAACAAAACTTGAGAGTTTTCTTTGATGGTATGATTAATCAGGAAAGATCAGCCAGTAATTGGGGTTGTATACCAACCAAGCGAAGGGAAATTGTATTTTGCTGAGAAATGAAAATGATCATTCTTGGAGACAGATCAAGGAACTCAAGAAATACAAGTAGATTCATCCCAAAAACAAATACTAACAAGCAGGAATCACACTTCACCAGCTGATCTAGAAATCATAGAGAAAGTATGACTAGAAAATATACCTTGTGGAAGTATATGAGTAAAATTATGACTAATAGCAGAATGAAAAGCAGGAAACTACATCAACTTATCAAACAAGTTGTGACAATGGGATGGTTGTGCTCCTCATATCATTTTGGAAGAAGCTGGAGGTAAAGTCACAGATATTTATGGTAAGCAGGTAAGATACAACCAACAGTCTGAAAAGTTAGAAAACTGATTTATTGCCACCAATTGAGTTTTTCATCAAGAAATTTTGGATGCTATAAACAGCTAA
- a CDS encoding Fic family protein → MKKLPLNYNFLKPKIIKKVIEAHKALAELNGLSQKIPNQNILINSLSLQEAKDSSEVENIITTHDELYKASIDKSFISSQTKEVINYKEALLFGFNKVKSDKILSNKDIIQIQEIIEGNNAGFRTQMGTKLKNDQTGETIYTPPQNTEEIKDLMSNLEQYINKNLEDIDPLIKMAIIHHQFESIHPFYDGNGRTGRIINILYLVKNDLLNMPILYLSNYIINNKSDYYKLLQDVRDNEAWDEWILYMLDAIEKTSIDTIKMINNIWTLMGNTKKSLKDNLPKIYSKDLLEMIFSHPYTKIEFLVNNLGIHRETASKYLNSLVDKGYMTPVKIGKNKYFVNIELFELLRKGL, encoded by the coding sequence ATGAAAAAGCTACCATTAAATTATAATTTCTTAAAACCCAAAATCATAAAAAAAGTAATTGAAGCTCACAAAGCACTTGCTGAGCTTAATTGATTGTCTCAAAAAATTCCAAATCAAAATATTTTGATAAATTCCTTGTCTTTACAAGAAGCAAAAGATAGTAGTGAAGTAGAGAATATTATTACAACTCATGATGAGTTATATAAAGCATCTATTGATAAAAGTTTTATATCAAGTCAAACAAAAGAAGTTATAAATTATAAAGAAGCTTTACTATTTGGTTTTAATAAAGTAAAAAGCGATAAAATACTTTCAAACAAAGATATAATACAAATTCAAGAAATAATTGAATGAAATAATGCTTGATTTAGAACTCAGATGTGAACCAAACTAAAAAATGACCAAACTTGAGAAACTATATATACACCACCTCAAAACACAGAAGAAATCAAAGATTTGATGAGTAATTTGGAACAATATATAAATAAAAACTTAGAAGATATAGATCCACTTATTAAAATGGCAATCATTCATCATCAATTTGAATCAATTCATCCTTTTTATGATTGAAATGGTAGAACATGAAGAATAATAAATATTTTGTATTTAGTAAAAAATGACTTACTTAATATGCCAATTTTATATTTAAGTAACTATATTATAAATAATAAATCAGATTATTACAAACTATTGCAGGATGTAAGAGACAATGAAGCTTGGGATGAGTGGATTTTGTATATGCTTGATGCAATTGAGAAAACTTCTATAGACACTATAAAGATGATAAATAATATATGGACTCTTATGTGAAACACAAAAAAATCCTTAAAAGATAATTTACCAAAAATTTATAGCAAAGATTTACTTGAAATGATATTTTCACATCCATACACAAAAATAGAGTTTTTGGTTAACAATCTGTGAATACATAGAGAAACAGCTTCTAAATATCTTAATTCTTTAGTTGACAAATGATATATGACTCCGGTCAAAATATGAAAAAATAAGTATTTTGTAAATATTGAATTGTTTGAACTATTAAGAAAATGATTATAA
- a CDS encoding type IV toxin-antitoxin system AbiEi family antitoxin domain-containing protein encodes MNKDIEKLPYFTLSQLSFYLKDKKTATVYIDNWLKSGKIHRIAKGTYISDKKLNEFSFGGKLNSFIEFVASNLVYTPSYISLDYVLFENSVLTENVYNITCVSTKKTASFKYSLGNFTYKSIKKDLFGDWEIIRKDGFWVYKASLEKALFDWFYFKRGIVWDIDYFDSLRLNLENLDLEKFEKIVDKYESKKLKKVLLYIKKLKG; translated from the coding sequence ATGAATAAAGATATAGAAAAATTGCCTTATTTTACCTTATCACAACTTTCTTTTTACTTGAAAGATAAAAAGACTGCTACTGTGTATATAGATAACTGGCTAAAATCTGGCAAGATTCATAGAATAGCTAAATGAACTTATATTTCAGACAAAAAACTGAATGAATTTTCTTTTGGTTGAAAACTAAATAGTTTTATTGAATTTGTGGCTAGCAATCTTGTGTATACTCCATCATATATCAGCTTGGATTATGTGCTTTTTGAAAATTCAGTTTTGACAGAAAATGTATACAATATTACTTGTGTTAGTACCAAAAAAACAGCAAGTTTTAAATATAGCTTGTGAAATTTTACTTACAAATCTATCAAAAAAGATTTGTTTGGAGATTGGGAAATTATCAGAAAAGATTGATTTTGGGTTTACAAAGCATCTTTGGAAAAGGCATTATTTGATTGGTTTTACTTCAAAAGAGGAATTGTCTGGGATATTGATTATTTTGATAGCTTGAGACTAAATTTAGAAAATCTTGATCTTGAAAAGTTTGAAAAAATAGTTGATAAATATGAAAGCAAAAAACTAAAAAAAGTTCTTTTATATATTAAAAAATTGAAATGATAA
- a CDS encoding FkbM family methyltransferase, protein MKKIHQLFFVSEKVFPIRIGGINKKCKVNKSVPWITISLQLRGYIEKGTSLFLVNNIKKGDVFLDIGANLGYYSLIASELVGDEGKVYAFEPVKSNIKSLEENILLNNISNVSIKKFALGNKNEQLNINIDANNSAVNSIVIKQDKNLSEKISIKRFDDLDIHKENINFVKIDVEGYELEVLKGMKNLLENQDNLNIVMEFSPLFFKQIGETPEKIIEYIYKIGYSTYKITSTGQLKKINLKDYLKIYQMNILLKKELKS, encoded by the coding sequence ATGAAAAAAATTCATCAACTATTTTTTGTATCAGAAAAAGTATTTCCTATAAGAATATGATGAATTAATAAAAAATGCAAAGTAAACAAGTCGGTTCCTTGGATAACTATTTCTTTACAACTTAGATGATATATAGAAAAATGAACTTCTCTTTTTTTAGTCAACAATATCAAAAAGGGTGATGTTTTTTTGGATATAGGGGCAAATTTGGGTTATTATTCTTTAATTGCGTCGGAGTTGGTAGGTGATGAGTGAAAGGTATATGCTTTTGAACCAGTAAAATCAAACATTAAATCATTAGAAGAAAATATTTTACTAAACAATATTTCTAATGTATCAATTAAAAAATTTGCATTATGAAATAAGAATGAACAATTAAATATAAATATAGATGCTAATAATTCAGCTGTAAATTCTATAGTTATAAAACAAGACAAAAATCTATCAGAGAAAATTTCAATCAAGAGATTTGATGATCTTGATATACACAAAGAAAATATAAATTTTGTCAAAATAGATGTAGAATGATATGAATTGGAAGTGCTCAAAGGAATGAAAAACTTATTAGAAAACCAAGATAATTTGAATATAGTAATGGAGTTTTCTCCTTTATTTTTCAAACAAATATGAGAAACTCCAGAGAAAATTATAGAATATATATACAAGATCTGATATTCTACATACAAAATAACTTCAACAGGTCAGCTTAAAAAAATAAATCTTAAAGATTATCTAAAAATCTACCAAATGAATATCCTACTCAAAAAAGAATTAAAATCATAA
- a CDS encoding DMT family transporter: MLKVYLFSKNFVYLIKKLMGIFWIIPVTFLWAVTNIVIKKLQNHSLSSEYILFVSGFISAIILLISNYFMNGIDFGSILTYSYIGAIGYFSYVLLINSFRYINIGLAVLISNLSIIFANILNYLFLAEFLSFDKQIILIAIFALFGLYAYFHYQDDNKDILKGLFLAFSSSILAGVWYFAVNYNMSVSGISGFELKSYAIVGGLLVLFLYIIFYKGFDYIKQNTNTINLKRSLILVLFLLAFIEVFSDSAFFSMYNYHAGALLNVLALFEIAFSFLLGFLIFKEKNLKIDYVIFSLIFVLLVLFMI; encoded by the coding sequence ATGCTTAAAGTGTACCTATTTTCAAAAAACTTTGTTTATCTTATCAAAAAACTTATGTGAATATTTTGGATAATTCCGGTTACTTTTTTGTGGGCTGTTACAAATATTGTCATAAAAAAGCTACAAAATCATAGTTTATCATCAGAGTATATACTTTTTGTGTCTTGATTTATTTCGGCTATTATCCTACTGATATCCAACTATTTTATGAATGGGATAGATTTTGGGAGTATCTTGACTTATTCTTATATATGAGCTATAGGTTATTTTTCTTATGTGCTACTTATCAACTCTTTTAGATATATAAATATCTGACTTGCGGTGCTAATATCAAATCTTTCTATTATATTTGCAAATATTTTGAATTATTTGTTTTTGGCTGAATTTTTGAGCTTTGACAAACAAATTATTTTGATAGCAATTTTTGCTTTGTTTTGATTGTATGCATATTTTCATTATCAAGACGACAACAAGGATATACTAAAATGACTTTTTTTGGCTTTTTCCTCAAGTATTTTGGCTTGAGTATGGTATTTTGCTGTAAATTATAATATGTCTGTGAGCTGAATAAGCTGATTTGAACTCAAAAGTTATGCTATTGTATGAGGTTTGTTGGTGTTGTTTTTGTATATAATTTTTTACAAATGATTTGATTATATCAAACAAAATACAAATACAATAAACCTGAAAAGAAGTTTGATTTTGGTATTATTTTTGCTTGCATTTATAGAAGTTTTTAGTGATAGTGCATTCTTTTCTATGTACAACTATCATGCCTGAGCTTTGTTGAATGTGTTGGCCTTGTTTGAGATAGCTTTCTCTTTTTTGCTTTGATTTCTGATCTTCAAAGAAAAAAACCTCAAAATTGATTATGTGATATTTTCTTTGATATTTGTTTTGTTGGTTTTGTTTATGATTTAA
- a CDS encoding STAS-like domain-containing protein — MKTIKLQKLVGNVLVARRQAKDIFELAEKDNFQVEFDFEGVTFVSSSFADELFAKGFQKYGKVFKISNLDDDFHKNLIKEVIKGRQMEAA, encoded by the coding sequence ATGAAAACAATTAAGCTTCAAAAATTAGTTTGAAATGTTTTGGTAGCAAGAAGACAAGCTAAAGATATTTTTGAGTTGGCAGAAAAAGATAATTTTCAGGTTGAGTTTGATTTTGAATGAGTTACTTTTGTATCTAGTTCTTTTGCTGATGAACTTTTTGCAAAATGATTTCAAAAATACTGAAAAGTTTTCAAAATTTCAAATTTGGATGATGATTTTCATAAAAACTTAATTAAAGAAGTAATTAAATGAAGACAAATGGAAGCTGCTTAA
- a CDS encoding ATP-binding protein — MDGNLDKILEILENDIYDINISKYFSKPSFLVGLISLSAENKVGISGFDALDYSKLNYLNRSGFLEILGKDCLNNNENDIATIHKLTLIDENIWEKAKDIDKLVVNILKNLKFDYSAFDNFYKSFNWIIRELLGNVDTHSQADFSKKGCVFMMQVYKEIGTLNFSISDNGIGFKESFRGSHYFDENKEDDYFIHLAMNKGITTSNEGKGNGLYGMKEILKATNSSMKILSGNYIYKLINGEEIGFEKINGYWKGVLLDIEFNMSNIGCETINNLIQRGVLKAPVSIDEMDDLDDLF, encoded by the coding sequence ATGGATTGAAATCTTGATAAAATACTAGAAATATTAGAAAATGATATTTATGATATAAATATATCAAAATATTTTTCTAAACCTTCATTTTTGGTGTGATTAATATCTTTATCAGCTGAAAACAAAGTCTGAATTAGTTGATTTGATGCTTTAGATTATTCTAAATTAAATTACCTTAATAGATCTTGATTTCTTGAAATACTTTGAAAAGATTGTCTTAATAATAATGAAAATGATATTGCAACTATACATAAACTAACACTTATTGATGAAAATATTTGGGAAAAAGCAAAAGATATTGATAAGTTAGTTGTAAATATCCTTAAGAATCTAAAATTTGACTATTCTGCTTTCGATAATTTCTATAAATCTTTTAATTGGATTATTCGGGAGTTGTTATGAAATGTAGACACCCACTCCCAAGCTGACTTTTCTAAGAAGTGATGTGTGTTTATGATGCAAGTATATAAAGAGATTTGAACACTTAATTTTTCAATATCTGATAATGGTATTTGATTCAAAGAATCATTTAGATGAAGTCATTATTTTGATGAAAACAAAGAAGATGATTATTTTATCCACTTGGCGATGAATAAGTGAATTACCACTAGTAATGAATGAAAATGAAATGGTCTTTATTGAATGAAAGAAATTTTAAAGGCAACTAATTCTTCAATGAAGATATTGTCTTGAAATTATATTTATAAATTAATAAATGGTGAAGAAATAGGATTTGAAAAAATAAACTGATACTGGAAATGAGTATTGCTTGACATAGAATTTAATATGAGTAATATAGGATGTGAAACTATAAATAATTTGATTCAAAGATGAGTTTTAAAAGCTCCTGTTTCTATAGATGAAATGGATGATTTAGATGATTTATTCTAA
- a CDS encoding glycosyltransferase family 4 protein, whose product MNIKFHGKIYKRDLFYEKLAQNDILIMPSFGEKQGKTQLEAMSVGVVPICSDGGGTYRTIDNYYNGLLFKQLDWKDLAKNIDMLYEKPELYKDLKQNALEYIQELSLEKQVKKISKTINNYYNVK is encoded by the coding sequence TTGAATATTAAATTTCACGGTAAAATATACAAAAGAGATTTGTTTTATGAAAAACTTGCTCAAAATGATATACTCATAATGCCAAGTTTTGGAGAAAAACAATGAAAAACTCAACTTGAAGCTATGAGTGTTGGAGTAGTTCCAATATGTTCTGATTGAGGTTGAACTTATAGAACTATAGATAATTATTATAATTGATTACTTTTTAAACAATTAGATTGGAAGGATCTAGCAAAAAATATTGATATGCTTTATGAAAAACCTGAATTGTATAAAGATTTGAAACAAAATGCACTTGAATATATACAGGAGTTATCTTTGGAAAAACAAGTAAAAAAAATTAGTAAAACAATAAACAACTATTATAATGTGAAATAA